A window from Shewanella livingstonensis encodes these proteins:
- a CDS encoding Lrp/AsnC family transcriptional regulator yields the protein MDKFDNAIINELRHNARQSISFIAEQVNLSRSAVTERIKKLEQTGVIRGYQVLLSESQKQGVSAYFEIQHRCARCAEVIHIFTTIPEVITCQGITGDMDLLVYVHANSMQRLHEIREFIDAQADIVKIKTHVVLSEWINNQA from the coding sequence ATGGATAAATTTGATAACGCGATTATAAACGAATTACGCCACAATGCTCGACAGAGTATTTCGTTTATTGCCGAGCAAGTGAATTTGTCGCGTAGCGCAGTGACCGAACGGATTAAGAAGCTGGAGCAAACGGGAGTGATTCGCGGTTATCAAGTTCTGTTAAGTGAATCGCAAAAACAAGGTGTGTCGGCATACTTTGAAATTCAACATCGCTGTGCCCGTTGCGCTGAAGTTATCCATATTTTTACCACCATACCAGAAGTGATTACTTGCCAAGGCATTACTGGAGATATGGATTTGCTGGTCTATGTGCATGCTAATTCGATGCAGCGATTGCATGAAATCCGTGAATTTATTGATGCCCAAGCTGACATCGTCAAAATTAAAACTCATGTGGTTTTGAGCGAATGGATTAATAATCAGGCATAA
- a CDS encoding HDOD domain-containing protein, translating into MESAALLKRVDELPRLPKAVSELLDAVNNDNSTVKSISAKVAQDPLISARVLRLANSAHFGRSREVGSIDEAVIRLGIQTLRTLVIASAVIGAIPNVDGVDLAEFWGETFEVALYAQEMAKRCGVPPDEAFTCAILHNIGDLLIAVVEPLVASKIRLAVQDGGDKQQLETELLSFDSPSVGALLAKTWKFTPSLVQGIQYQRAPLAAKPASKLASVIYLSHQVFHHWDDDRDEESLTAWLARKANNEAGIIKMDGLADKFVELRGKGLEIGKQLA; encoded by the coding sequence ATGGAGTCAGCTGCCTTATTAAAAAGAGTCGATGAGTTACCGCGTTTACCTAAAGCGGTAAGTGAGCTATTAGATGCGGTAAATAATGACAATAGCACAGTAAAAAGTATCTCAGCTAAAGTAGCTCAAGACCCATTAATTAGTGCCAGAGTATTAAGACTGGCTAACTCTGCTCATTTTGGTCGAAGCCGCGAAGTGGGCAGCATAGATGAAGCGGTGATCCGTTTAGGAATACAGACTTTACGAACCTTAGTGATTGCCTCCGCGGTTATTGGTGCGATTCCTAATGTTGATGGCGTTGATTTAGCAGAGTTTTGGGGCGAGACATTTGAGGTAGCATTGTACGCACAAGAAATGGCTAAGCGCTGCGGTGTGCCGCCAGATGAGGCGTTTACTTGTGCAATTTTACATAATATTGGCGATTTATTGATTGCCGTAGTTGAGCCACTAGTGGCATCCAAAATTCGATTGGCAGTACAAGACGGTGGCGATAAGCAACAACTTGAAACCGAGTTACTCAGTTTCGATTCTCCATCGGTTGGGGCGCTATTGGCTAAAACCTGGAAATTTACCCCATCATTGGTACAAGGGATTCAATATCAACGAGCTCCGTTAGCGGCAAAACCAGCGTCTAAACTTGCCTCAGTAATTTATTTATCGCATCAAGTTTTTCATCATTGGGATGATGATCGCGATGAAGAGTCTCTTACCGCTTGGTTAGCCAGAAAAGCCAATAATGAAGCTGGTATTATCAAGATGGATGGGTTAGCCGACAAGTTTGTTGAATTGCGTGGAAAAGGCTTAGAGATAGGTAAGCAACTAGCTTAG
- the menD gene encoding 2-succinyl-5-enolpyruvyl-6-hydroxy-3-cyclohexene-1-carboxylic-acid synthase → MQQQTSADMNLLWGQLILEELARLGVKHVCMAPGSRSTPLTLAAASQTQLTRHIHFDERGLGFMALGLAKASNAPVAIITTSGTAVANLYPAIVEAWLTHVPLIILSGDRPPELIDCGANQAIIQPAIFAQYAKQVNLPTPDLGYPANALLSTIDHAVANQHQPVHINCMYREPLYPTELVTLTHVKKMASVTTSTYLAPLNQWFENSKPLTRYANLTSAELPTTDTLMRFVHGKGVIVVGTLAPEDNPQQIVALAQKLGWPVLVDAQSQLRQHPGVIGHVDQLLLNPKANKQLEQAERILVFGGRFISKRLLQYIAQQSWHSYWHVVKHGDRLDPTHQSKDFFQASVQAVCQLPWPRSSQANWALHLLPINESLESLFKQQIDNTTFGEAQVVRAIALAQTDQHILFIGNSLPIRLYDMYAPIATNTPAIYTNRGASGIDGLIATACGVAADKNASTTLVMGDLSCLHDFNSLALLKQMTQPFVLVILNNDGGNIFNLLPVPNESLRNDFYRLSHGLEFGYGAAMFGLAYRQADDIESFNQAYQEAFEFKCASVIEVNVSPTQASDQITQISQWVKQH, encoded by the coding sequence ATGCAACAACAGACCAGCGCCGATATGAATTTATTATGGGGTCAATTGATCTTGGAGGAGCTTGCACGCTTAGGCGTTAAGCATGTCTGTATGGCGCCAGGTTCTCGCTCAACTCCGCTGACATTGGCCGCTGCTAGTCAAACCCAACTGACACGGCATATTCATTTTGACGAACGTGGGTTAGGGTTTATGGCCCTGGGACTGGCAAAAGCCAGCAATGCACCCGTCGCCATCATTACCACCTCAGGCACCGCCGTAGCCAATCTTTATCCGGCCATTGTTGAGGCGTGGTTAACCCATGTTCCACTGATTATTTTATCTGGTGACAGACCACCAGAGCTGATTGATTGTGGCGCGAATCAAGCAATTATTCAGCCTGCTATTTTTGCTCAATATGCTAAGCAAGTTAACTTACCCACGCCTGACCTTGGATATCCGGCTAATGCATTGTTGAGTACTATCGATCATGCGGTAGCGAATCAACATCAGCCGGTACACATAAACTGCATGTACCGTGAGCCGCTTTATCCCACAGAATTAGTGACATTAACCCATGTAAAGAAAATGGCCAGTGTGACAACATCAACCTATCTTGCGCCATTAAACCAGTGGTTTGAAAACTCTAAGCCACTGACACGCTATGCTAACCTAACGAGTGCTGAGTTACCGACAACAGACACCTTAATGCGCTTTGTTCATGGTAAAGGCGTGATTGTGGTTGGCACCTTAGCGCCTGAAGATAATCCACAGCAAATCGTCGCGTTAGCACAAAAACTAGGCTGGCCAGTATTAGTTGATGCACAATCACAGCTGCGTCAGCATCCAGGTGTAATCGGCCACGTTGACCAGTTATTATTAAACCCGAAAGCCAATAAACAACTCGAACAAGCTGAGCGAATACTCGTATTTGGTGGTCGTTTCATTTCAAAACGATTACTTCAATATATTGCCCAACAATCTTGGCATAGCTACTGGCATGTAGTTAAACACGGGGATCGCTTAGACCCTACTCATCAATCCAAAGATTTTTTCCAAGCCAGTGTTCAAGCGGTATGCCAATTACCTTGGCCGCGATCATCACAAGCCAACTGGGCATTACATTTATTACCGATAAATGAGTCACTAGAGTCATTGTTTAAACAACAAATTGACAATACGACATTTGGTGAAGCGCAGGTCGTACGAGCTATAGCGTTAGCACAAACTGATCAACATATACTGTTTATTGGTAATAGTTTACCTATAAGGCTTTACGATATGTATGCGCCAATTGCGACTAACACTCCGGCAATTTATACCAACCGTGGCGCGTCGGGCATTGATGGATTAATTGCTACCGCTTGTGGTGTTGCCGCAGATAAAAATGCATCTACAACTCTAGTGATGGGCGACTTATCTTGCTTGCATGATTTCAATTCATTAGCGCTGTTGAAGCAAATGACTCAACCATTTGTGTTGGTGATACTCAATAATGATGGTGGTAACATTTTTAATTTGTTGCCTGTACCTAATGAAAGCCTGCGCAATGATTTTTATCGCTTAAGCCACGGTTTAGAGTTTGGCTATGGCGCCGCTATGTTTGGTTTGGCCTATCGACAAGCAGATGACATTGAGTCGTTTAATCAGGCTTATCAAGAAGCCTTTGAATTTAAGTGTGCCTCCGTGATTGAAGTGAATGTCAGCCCAACTCAAGCTAGCGATCAAATAACCCAAATCAGCCAATGGGTGAAACAACACTAA
- the menH gene encoding 2-succinyl-6-hydroxy-2,4-cyclohexadiene-1-carboxylate synthase — MVIIRRFGQPQLPALLMLHGFLGSKDDWSILMPRLSQYFHCICIDLPGHGANEDTLDSPGLHQTAELIVSKVHSMGYMQFHLLGYSLGGRIALHIADSYANSLLSLTLESAHPGLQDAQQQAARAKSDNIWAKKLQHLPIANFLALWYQQAVFNDLNKTQKQQLIAIRRLNHPHRLANCYAATSLSLQQDCRTVLEQLDCPCHFIYGVNDNKFAQVAIEWQTTLADSGLATLQLHPLHAAGHNIHSLHPQLFTDTLLKLLWVDPLTSSEE, encoded by the coding sequence ATGGTAATAATCCGTCGTTTTGGCCAACCACAATTACCAGCATTATTAATGCTACATGGTTTTTTGGGCAGCAAAGACGACTGGTCTATTTTAATGCCACGCTTAAGCCAGTATTTCCATTGTATTTGCATTGATTTACCGGGCCATGGCGCTAATGAAGACACCCTAGATTCACCAGGATTACACCAGACAGCAGAGCTTATTGTCAGTAAAGTGCATAGTATGGGCTATATGCAGTTTCATTTACTGGGTTACTCATTAGGCGGGCGAATAGCGCTGCATATTGCAGACAGTTATGCTAATTCACTCTTAAGCTTAACTCTCGAATCTGCTCATCCTGGCTTGCAAGACGCTCAGCAACAAGCTGCGCGAGCCAAAAGCGATAATATCTGGGCGAAAAAACTCCAGCATTTACCCATAGCGAACTTTCTCGCTCTTTGGTATCAACAAGCAGTTTTTAACGACTTAAACAAAACTCAAAAGCAGCAACTCATTGCCATACGCCGGTTAAACCATCCACACCGTTTAGCTAATTGTTACGCAGCAACCTCATTGAGCTTGCAACAAGACTGTCGCACTGTACTTGAGCAGCTAGACTGTCCATGCCATTTTATTTACGGTGTTAATGATAACAAGTTTGCTCAAGTGGCTATAGAGTGGCAGACGACACTGGCAGATTCTGGGTTAGCTACTTTACAGTTACATCCATTGCATGCCGCGGGACATAATATTCACAGTCTGCATCCTCAATTGTTTACCGATACTTTACTTAAGTTATTGTGGGTAGATCCGTTAACGAGTTCAGAGGAATAA
- the menC gene encoding o-succinylbenzoate synthase — MSSFVDVTITSCTLYRYQIELNPSLPVGKQRIDFRKGLVLEIQLNNHQTAWAEIAPLSGLDINNQELTGFSQESLAEVQSKLQQVLADLIDKPLAILHDMAKQISLPSLAFALSLLHAKLTHKLPIRIVNPQTQSAVVPLLYHGMSTEVITQKLLTQGAINSVKVKVAQTDMVSEIEFIYQVLAIAPQVTLRLDANRGFSPVQAIDFLACLPKHKIEYIEEPCINPSDNMQIYRQLAIKYALDESLNLSQFDLDIALQQPGLGALIIKPMLLGSLEKLQSMISQAHLEGVRCILSSSLEADMGIGDLRLVSQALTPDESPGLDTLSAFTQPILLATSGLSPQLNHQVLQQLIHSDQARDLTKVN; from the coding sequence ATGTCATCATTTGTCGATGTAACAATAACCAGCTGCACTCTGTATCGATATCAAATTGAACTGAATCCTAGTTTACCGGTAGGTAAACAACGAATTGATTTTCGTAAAGGTTTGGTACTCGAGATCCAACTCAATAATCACCAAACAGCCTGGGCTGAAATAGCGCCACTGTCTGGCTTGGACATTAATAACCAAGAGTTAACCGGGTTTAGCCAAGAATCCCTTGCTGAGGTGCAATCGAAACTACAGCAAGTATTAGCAGATTTAATAGACAAGCCCTTAGCAATATTACATGACATGGCCAAGCAGATATCGCTGCCATCACTTGCGTTTGCATTAAGCTTATTGCATGCAAAATTAACCCATAAGTTGCCTATTCGCATTGTAAACCCACAAACTCAATCTGCAGTAGTGCCGTTACTTTATCATGGCATGTCGACCGAGGTTATTACCCAAAAGCTACTGACTCAGGGCGCAATAAACAGTGTTAAAGTTAAAGTAGCTCAAACTGATATGGTAAGCGAGATTGAATTTATTTATCAAGTACTGGCCATCGCGCCGCAGGTTACATTACGTTTAGATGCCAATCGCGGTTTTAGCCCTGTGCAAGCTATCGACTTTTTAGCCTGCTTACCCAAACACAAAATTGAATACATTGAAGAACCTTGCATAAACCCGAGTGATAACATGCAAATATACCGCCAACTAGCGATTAAATACGCCTTAGATGAATCACTCAACTTGTCTCAATTTGATCTCGATATTGCCTTACAACAACCCGGTCTGGGGGCATTAATCATCAAACCTATGTTATTGGGTTCGCTGGAAAAATTACAGAGTATGATCAGTCAGGCTCATCTGGAGGGAGTGCGTTGCATATTAAGTTCAAGCTTAGAAGCTGATATGGGCATTGGCGATTTACGCTTGGTAAGCCAAGCCTTAACACCTGATGAATCACCAGGTCTTGATACCTTAAGCGCCTTTACTCAGCCTATATTGCTCGCAACATCAGGATTATCGCCGCAACTCAATCATCAGGTATTACAGCAACTCATCCATAGCGACCAAGCACGTGACTTAACTAAGGTAAATTAA